The proteins below are encoded in one region of Microbispora sp. NBC_01189:
- a CDS encoding helix-turn-helix domain-containing protein, translating into MYDEGTMGARLRTLRRWRRMNLAQLADQAGLSKSFLSMVERGQRALDRRSHIAALAAALRVSEADLVGGPHLSADPVQSAPHATIPALRESLITNTLTAPVADRARPLPELAAEMTRIDRSEKKFTEVGERLPRLIDELHVHACAPADELARRVALENLIEAFQTATFVAKDLGYTDLAHIAAMRAGEAANILSDPVSLGKAASLRIHTMPASSWTARYAAAENAAGALQPHARDDLGVQVLGMLTLATALTATVTAKPARADHWLDEAAELAARVPDTPGKNWGAFSASNVAVWRVALAVERGEGSGAVLRLAQRVNEGTIAARRGRHATFLADVGRGLARDPRMREEALRWLRRAEAVAPHKVRNDVRVRETVAVMLEQVRAASLGRELRAMASRMGLPH; encoded by the coding sequence ATGTACGACGAGGGCACCATGGGGGCCCGGCTTCGCACGCTGCGCCGCTGGCGGCGGATGAATCTGGCCCAGCTCGCCGACCAGGCCGGGCTGAGCAAGAGCTTCCTGTCGATGGTCGAGCGGGGACAGCGTGCCCTTGACCGGCGCTCGCACATCGCGGCGCTCGCCGCCGCGCTTCGGGTCTCCGAGGCCGACCTCGTCGGCGGGCCGCACCTCAGCGCTGATCCCGTCCAGTCCGCGCCGCACGCGACGATCCCCGCTCTTCGAGAGTCGCTCATCACGAACACGCTGACGGCGCCGGTAGCCGACCGGGCGCGCCCCCTGCCCGAGCTGGCGGCCGAGATGACCCGCATCGACCGTAGCGAGAAGAAGTTCACCGAGGTCGGCGAGCGCCTGCCGCGGCTCATCGACGAGCTGCATGTCCACGCCTGCGCGCCGGCCGATGAGCTGGCTCGACGTGTCGCCCTGGAAAATTTGATCGAGGCGTTTCAGACGGCGACGTTCGTCGCCAAGGACCTCGGATACACCGACCTGGCGCACATCGCGGCGATGCGCGCCGGAGAGGCGGCGAACATCCTGAGCGACCCGGTCAGCCTCGGTAAGGCGGCGTCGCTGCGGATCCACACCATGCCCGCCTCGTCGTGGACGGCGCGGTACGCGGCGGCGGAGAACGCGGCCGGGGCGCTGCAGCCGCATGCGCGCGACGATCTCGGTGTGCAGGTGTTGGGGATGCTCACGCTGGCGACAGCGCTGACGGCAACGGTCACCGCAAAGCCGGCGCGGGCCGATCATTGGCTGGACGAGGCCGCCGAGCTGGCGGCCCGGGTGCCAGACACCCCGGGGAAGAACTGGGGTGCCTTCTCGGCGTCGAATGTGGCGGTGTGGCGGGTTGCACTGGCGGTGGAGCGCGGCGAGGGAAGCGGTGCCGTGCTGCGGCTGGCCCAGCGCGTCAACGAGGGCACGATCGCCGCGAGGCGGGGTCGGCATGCGACCTTTCTTGCCGACGTGGGCCGGGGGCTGGCACGGGACCCGCGGATGCGGGAGGAGGCGCTGCGGTGGCTTCGCCGCGCTGAAGCCGTCGCCCCGCACAAGGTCCGCAACGACGTCCGAGTCCGGGAGACGGTGGCGGTGATGTTGGAGCAGGTGCGAGCCGCCTCGCTTGGGCGGGAGCTGCGCGCGATGGCCTCGCGCATGGGCCTCCCGCACTGA
- a CDS encoding S9 family peptidase: protein MALPRVASLRLSPGGTRLVSVVQSLNPDGRSYGTALWEIPLTPDGEPHRLTRSAKGEAGAEFAPGGGLLFVSRRPDETVEEPGGEVPALWLLPERGEPVRLATRPGGIGAVRAAGDVVVYASEVLPGDAATEEERRKGREDDGVSAILHEGYPIRFWDHDLGPAQPRLFAGRATRDGLEDVRDLTPEPGGALRDASFAVVPDGSAVITAWREFLPNGAGRTDLVAIDLADGSRRTLATSPEHDFGGPVLVSPDGRHVVCTRERHGTERVSVTVDLWVADLATGEGRAVAEEIFPSSVAWAPSSAELYVAADDRGRRPVFRVSLDAPAGSGPTRLTSDDGAYAELCPAAGGEVYALRGAVDSPPAPVRIDPDGTVTTLPSPVPALDLPGTLTEVIATADDGTEIRGWLVVPAGAAAESPAPFLLWIHGGPLGSWNDWSWRWNPWLMARHGYAVLLPDPCLSTGYGQGMIDRGWGDWGPVTHADLMAITDECLKRPEIDEQRTAAMGGSFGGYMANWVAGHTDRFQAIVTHASLWNLEQFAGTTDGADYWQREFGAPGSARYERLSPHRWLGEIRTPMLVIHGDRDYRVPIGEGLRLWWDLQRSGVEAKFLYFPDENHWVLGPGNAIAWYETVLAFLGQHVLGEEWRRPASLR from the coding sequence ATGGCCCTGCCGCGCGTGGCGTCGCTGCGACTGTCACCCGGCGGAACCCGGCTCGTGTCCGTGGTCCAGTCCCTCAACCCCGACGGCAGGTCGTACGGAACGGCGCTGTGGGAGATCCCCCTCACCCCTGACGGCGAGCCGCACCGGCTGACGCGGTCGGCGAAGGGGGAGGCGGGCGCGGAGTTCGCCCCCGGCGGAGGCCTGCTGTTCGTCTCCCGGCGCCCCGACGAGACGGTCGAGGAGCCCGGCGGCGAGGTGCCCGCGCTGTGGCTGCTGCCCGAGCGGGGCGAGCCCGTACGGCTGGCCACCCGCCCCGGCGGGATCGGCGCGGTCCGGGCGGCCGGTGACGTGGTGGTCTACGCGTCGGAGGTGCTGCCCGGCGACGCCGCGACCGAGGAGGAGCGCCGTAAGGGCCGCGAGGACGACGGCGTCAGCGCGATCCTGCACGAGGGCTACCCGATCCGCTTCTGGGACCACGACCTCGGCCCGGCGCAGCCCCGGCTCTTCGCGGGCCGCGCCACCCGGGACGGCCTGGAGGACGTCCGGGACCTGACCCCCGAGCCGGGCGGCGCGCTGCGCGACGCCTCCTTCGCGGTCGTCCCCGACGGCTCGGCCGTGATCACCGCCTGGCGGGAGTTCCTGCCGAACGGCGCGGGGCGCACCGACCTGGTCGCGATCGATCTCGCGGACGGGTCGCGGCGGACGCTCGCGACCTCGCCGGAGCACGACTTCGGCGGGCCGGTCCTGGTGTCGCCCGACGGGCGGCACGTCGTCTGCACCCGGGAGCGGCACGGCACGGAGCGGGTCTCGGTCACGGTGGACCTGTGGGTGGCCGACCTGGCCACCGGCGAGGGACGGGCCGTCGCCGAGGAGATCTTCCCCTCGTCGGTCGCGTGGGCGCCCTCGTCGGCGGAGCTCTACGTCGCCGCCGACGACCGGGGCCGCCGCCCGGTCTTCCGGGTCTCCCTCGACGCGCCCGCCGGCTCGGGGCCGACCCGGCTGACCTCCGACGACGGCGCCTACGCCGAGCTGTGCCCGGCCGCTGGAGGGGAGGTCTACGCCCTGCGCGGCGCGGTCGACTCGCCGCCCGCGCCGGTGCGGATCGACCCGGACGGCACGGTGACCACGCTGCCCTCGCCCGTTCCCGCGCTCGACCTGCCGGGCACTCTGACCGAGGTCATCGCCACGGCCGACGACGGCACCGAGATCCGGGGCTGGCTGGTCGTCCCCGCCGGGGCGGCCGCCGAGAGCCCGGCGCCGTTCCTGCTGTGGATCCACGGCGGGCCGCTCGGGAGCTGGAACGACTGGAGCTGGCGCTGGAACCCCTGGCTGATGGCCCGGCACGGATACGCCGTGCTGCTGCCCGACCCCTGCCTGTCCACCGGGTACGGCCAGGGCATGATCGACCGGGGCTGGGGCGACTGGGGCCCGGTCACTCACGCCGACCTGATGGCGATCACCGACGAGTGCCTGAAGCGGCCGGAGATCGACGAGCAGCGGACGGCGGCGATGGGCGGGTCGTTCGGCGGTTACATGGCCAACTGGGTCGCCGGGCACACCGACCGTTTCCAGGCGATCGTGACGCACGCCTCCCTGTGGAACCTGGAGCAGTTCGCGGGCACCACGGACGGCGCGGACTACTGGCAGCGCGAGTTCGGCGCGCCCGGCTCGGCCCGCTACGAGCGCCTCTCGCCCCACCGGTGGCTCGGCGAGATCAGGACGCCGATGCTGGTGATCCACGGCGACAGGGACTACCGCGTGCCGATCGGCGAGGGCCTGCGGCTGTGGTGGGACCTCCAGCGGTCGGGGGTCGAGGCGAAGTTCCTCTACTTCCCCGACGAGAACCACTGGGTGCTGGGGCCCGGCAACGCGATCGCGTGGTACGAGACCGTCCTGGCCTTCCTGGGTCAGCACGTGCTCGGGGAGGAGTGGCGCCGCCCGGCCTCCCTGCGGTGA
- a CDS encoding lytic transglycosylase domain-containing protein: MTGLAVVIVSVLAMGVAAIVTWPDAGALAAGASRADGDVAGDVAGDRPRPDEALPAARATTAALVPDRTLPSSAPVAGGPGVQVTPPRLLAISPATVPAETLRKIATLPHVQKVAVTDGGAVHVSGTALRLLAVDPAQFRSWTPKRVAEHPEVWSALARGELVADSGTIKRLGMALGVDYQIDGGPRLRVAASASLGLPDIDGLVSRDVGQRLGFPGGVVVLVHGDPGKVDRDAVARLLGKGAQVVQIGAESERPPKAAAPQGQALVGRPESYLELYQRSATVCPGLSWTVLAAIGQVESSHGRNNGPSSAGALGPMQFMPATWKSYGVDGDGDGKADIWSPFDAVPSAATYLCANGAGQGGEKLRKSVWFYNHSWDYVNKVLSLADAYARTYAS; the protein is encoded by the coding sequence GTGACCGGGCTCGCGGTCGTGATCGTCAGTGTGCTCGCCATGGGTGTCGCCGCCATAGTGACCTGGCCCGACGCCGGTGCGCTCGCGGCCGGCGCGAGCCGTGCGGACGGTGACGTGGCCGGTGACGTGGCCGGTGACCGGCCGCGTCCGGACGAGGCGCTTCCGGCCGCGCGGGCCACCACGGCCGCCCTCGTGCCCGACCGCACGCTGCCGTCGAGCGCGCCCGTCGCCGGCGGCCCGGGCGTGCAGGTCACGCCGCCGCGGCTCCTGGCGATCTCCCCGGCCACGGTCCCGGCGGAGACACTCCGAAAGATCGCCACGCTGCCGCACGTGCAGAAGGTGGCGGTCACCGACGGCGGCGCGGTCCACGTCTCCGGTACGGCCCTGCGCCTGCTCGCGGTCGACCCGGCGCAGTTCCGCTCCTGGACCCCCAAGCGGGTCGCCGAGCACCCGGAGGTGTGGAGCGCGCTCGCCCGGGGCGAGCTGGTCGCCGACAGCGGGACGATCAAGCGTCTCGGCATGGCGCTGGGCGTGGACTACCAGATCGACGGCGGTCCCCGGCTGCGGGTCGCGGCCTCGGCCTCGCTCGGGTTGCCCGACATCGACGGGCTGGTCAGCCGGGACGTGGGGCAACGGCTCGGCTTCCCCGGCGGGGTCGTGGTGCTCGTGCACGGCGACCCCGGCAAGGTGGACCGGGACGCGGTCGCCCGCCTGCTCGGCAAGGGCGCGCAGGTCGTGCAGATCGGCGCGGAGAGCGAACGGCCGCCGAAGGCCGCGGCGCCGCAGGGCCAGGCCCTGGTGGGCAGGCCGGAGAGCTACCTCGAGCTCTACCAGCGCTCGGCGACCGTGTGCCCCGGCCTCTCGTGGACCGTCCTCGCCGCGATCGGCCAGGTGGAGAGCAGCCACGGCCGCAACAACGGCCCGTCGTCCGCCGGGGCGCTCGGGCCGATGCAGTTCATGCCCGCCACCTGGAAGTCGTACGGCGTGGACGGCGACGGCGACGGCAAGGCGGACATCTGGAGCCCCTTCGACGCGGTGCCGTCGGCGGCCACCTACCTGTGCGCCAACGGGGCGGGCCAGGGCGGCGAGAAGCTCAGGAAGTCCGTGTGGTTCTACAACCACTCCTGGGACTACGTGAACAAGGTGCTGTCGCTCGCGGACGCCTACGCCCGCACGTACGCCTCCTGA
- a CDS encoding D-arabinono-1,4-lactone oxidase has product MDAFVNWARNQSVTPAEVRTPASAAEVAGAVRDAARAGRRVRMTGTGHSFTGVALTDGVLLRPSALTGVLGAGDGWVKVAAGTPLHALNEELHRRGLALANMGDITAQTAAGAIQTGTHGSGRHTGGLADQVAELEMVLADGSVATVREGDLFDAARVGLGALGILTAVTFRVEPAFLLRARREPMAFGRILDTLDDLTGGDDHLDFFWLPHTDTCLVKRNNRDAGPALPPTAFRRWLDEVFLENTAFGAACALGARFPRAVPAINQASARLLGTSESVDVSHRVFTSVREVRFLETEYAIPRRHLARALREVRDLLDRSGRPVTFPVEVRVTPPSDAWLSTAYGRDSAYVACHVYRGAPDPEYFAGVEEIMTRMEGRPHWGKLHTRDADYLRGVYPRFGDFVALRREMDPDGLFANDYLDRVLGASRDG; this is encoded by the coding sequence ATGGACGCCTTCGTCAACTGGGCGCGCAACCAGTCGGTCACGCCCGCCGAGGTCCGCACCCCCGCCTCGGCCGCCGAGGTCGCAGGCGCCGTACGGGACGCCGCGCGAGCGGGCCGCCGGGTCCGCATGACCGGCACCGGGCACTCGTTCACCGGGGTGGCGCTGACCGACGGCGTCCTGCTGCGGCCAAGCGCCCTGACCGGGGTGCTCGGCGCGGGCGACGGCTGGGTGAAGGTCGCCGCGGGCACGCCGCTCCACGCGCTGAACGAGGAACTCCACCGGCGGGGGCTCGCGCTCGCAAACATGGGCGACATCACCGCGCAGACCGCCGCCGGGGCGATCCAGACCGGCACCCACGGCTCCGGCAGGCACACCGGAGGGCTCGCCGACCAGGTCGCCGAACTGGAGATGGTGCTCGCCGACGGCTCGGTCGCGACCGTACGGGAGGGCGACCTGTTCGACGCGGCCCGGGTCGGGCTGGGCGCGCTCGGCATCCTCACCGCCGTCACGTTCCGGGTCGAGCCCGCGTTCCTGCTGCGGGCCAGACGGGAACCGATGGCGTTCGGCCGGATCCTCGACACGCTCGACGACCTGACCGGGGGCGACGACCATCTCGACTTCTTCTGGCTGCCGCACACCGACACCTGCCTGGTCAAGCGCAACAACCGCGACGCCGGCCCGGCCCTGCCGCCCACGGCGTTCAGGAGGTGGCTCGACGAGGTCTTCCTGGAGAACACGGCGTTCGGCGCGGCCTGCGCCCTCGGAGCCCGCTTCCCCCGGGCGGTGCCCGCGATCAACCAGGCGTCCGCGCGGCTGCTGGGGACGTCGGAGAGTGTGGACGTCTCCCACCGCGTCTTCACCTCCGTCCGGGAGGTCCGTTTCCTGGAGACGGAGTACGCGATCCCGCGCCGCCATCTCGCCCGCGCCCTGCGGGAGGTCAGGGACCTGCTCGACCGGTCGGGCCGGCCGGTGACCTTCCCGGTGGAGGTCAGGGTCACGCCGCCCTCGGACGCCTGGCTGTCCACCGCGTACGGCCGGGACTCGGCGTACGTCGCCTGCCACGTCTACCGGGGCGCGCCCGACCCGGAGTACTTCGCGGGCGTCGAGGAGATCATGACCCGGATGGAGGGCCGGCCCCACTGGGGCAAGCTGCACACCCGCGACGCGGACTACCTGCGTGGCGTCTATCCCCGGTTCGGCGACTTCGTGGCGCTGCGGCGTGAGATGGACCCCGACGGGCTGTTCGCCAACGATTACCTCGACCGAGTCCTCGGCGCGTCGCGGGATGGCTGA
- the sepH gene encoding septation protein SepH, which translates to MQELRLVAVSEDGTYLVLATAGRGTRFTLPVDDRLRAAVRGNFSRLGQYEIEVESPLRPKEIQTRIRAGETAEEIAATAGIPVERVRWFEGPVLQEREYMAQQAQRVAVRMPGETTPGPTLGELVAERLTRRGVPADEIDWDSAKRDDNLWRVRLGFVWNGHTRHAEWLFDPRRRHITPNDDEAMRLSAAEYVEPDQADDATVRPFVPRLASKLAPVPPLPNEVRDREESAFSVRSEPVRPEPVRYEPSRPEPVRYEPSRPEPVRYEPSHPEPARAEPVRYEPPRAEPAAFAETAAFVEPLPRLGAPLRPEPGRQQDPAARRDPGRTDPSEEELAAYRPELTPVPFRLPQSLISAPEPVAPPAPPPALPPARDPYDTAPPASPASRDPYDTPQSAPAVSREPYDAAPPAVPVSRDPHDVAPPAAPAAPPAAVPDVAAAYALPPARTEPEPASAPDAAATVVPAARTEPEPAATPAAPSAAQSAAATETAPPATPATSAVEAERGADAPPQLTASENGPVGGQTDSGAGADASPAVGPVVPATVPDAHASAATGSRTASDDAPADSRTVSDGAPADSRPGPATALDAEETVAAVTPGSATPAAAATVADGDMRPAPAAEPAAQAKTDVPTTATTPAPKADVDARESDTGARPVGESATHDVAATASAGPAPASVAAADAAAAAAPATTRSADAADGSTPSVPGVAVPAASAGDTASGSAADTASADAPDTNTAISDGTANTDGAPTTVDSPAAADATAAAVTAAATKTDTPASAPAGAGTEAAADSTVDAAVPPVVPAAEPAAPAAAADRVEETRPAVPAPAPPAKAAAPAPQPRPRRAGDRPGDEAKGGTKGAPKESPKDTAKEGPKESKPETPAPPVPKPAPPRPRKSRGRRASVPTWDEIMFGARKQD; encoded by the coding sequence ATGCAGGAGCTCCGTCTCGTCGCGGTGAGTGAAGACGGAACGTACCTCGTCCTGGCGACGGCCGGGCGGGGCACGCGCTTCACGCTGCCCGTCGACGACCGGCTCCGTGCTGCGGTTCGCGGCAACTTCTCCCGTCTCGGCCAGTACGAGATCGAAGTGGAGAGCCCGTTGCGTCCCAAGGAGATCCAGACGCGCATCCGTGCCGGCGAGACGGCGGAGGAGATCGCGGCCACCGCCGGCATCCCGGTGGAACGAGTCCGCTGGTTCGAGGGGCCCGTTCTCCAGGAGCGCGAGTACATGGCCCAGCAGGCCCAGCGGGTCGCGGTCCGGATGCCCGGCGAGACCACCCCCGGGCCGACGCTCGGCGAGCTGGTGGCCGAGCGGCTCACCCGGCGCGGCGTGCCCGCCGACGAGATCGACTGGGACTCGGCCAAGCGCGACGACAACCTCTGGCGGGTGCGGCTCGGCTTCGTCTGGAACGGTCACACGCGGCACGCGGAGTGGCTCTTCGACCCCCGCCGCCGCCACATCACGCCGAACGACGACGAGGCCATGCGCCTGTCGGCCGCCGAGTACGTCGAGCCGGACCAGGCGGACGACGCCACCGTGCGGCCGTTCGTGCCCCGGCTCGCCAGCAAGCTCGCGCCCGTGCCGCCGCTGCCCAACGAGGTCCGGGACCGCGAGGAGTCCGCGTTCTCCGTACGGTCTGAGCCGGTACGTCCCGAGCCGGTGCGGTATGAACCTTCGCGTCCCGAGCCCGTGCGGTACGAGCCCTCGCGTCCCGAGCCGGTGCGGTATGAGCCCTCGCATCCTGAGCCCGCACGTGCCGAGCCGGTGCGGTACGAGCCGCCGCGGGCCGAGCCCGCCGCCTTCGCCGAGACCGCCGCTTTCGTCGAGCCGCTGCCGCGGCTGGGCGCTCCGCTGCGCCCGGAGCCCGGGCGGCAGCAGGACCCCGCCGCGCGGCGCGACCCCGGACGGACGGACCCGTCCGAGGAGGAGCTGGCCGCCTACCGGCCGGAGCTCACCCCGGTGCCCTTCCGGCTGCCGCAGTCGCTGATCTCCGCGCCCGAACCGGTCGCCCCGCCCGCCCCTCCGCCCGCCCTTCCCCCGGCCCGCGACCCGTACGACACCGCCCCACCCGCTTCCCCGGCGAGCCGGGACCCTTACGACACGCCTCAGTCCGCTCCTGCGGTCAGCCGGGAGCCCTACGACGCCGCCCCGCCTGCTGTTCCAGTTAGCCGGGATCCACACGACGTGGCTCCGCCCGCGGCACCAGCCGCGCCGCCCGCCGCGGTCCCGGACGTCGCTGCCGCCTACGCCCTGCCCCCCGCCCGAACAGAACCAGAGCCTGCTTCGGCCCCGGACGCCGCCGCGACCGTCGTGCCTGCCGCACGGACCGAACCCGAGCCTGCGGCCACGCCTGCCGCGCCCTCTGCTGCGCAGAGCGCCGCCGCGACGGAGACCGCGCCGCCCGCCACGCCCGCGACCTCCGCTGTGGAGGCGGAGCGTGGCGCGGACGCGCCGCCACAGCTCACAGCCAGCGAGAATGGCCCTGTCGGCGGCCAGACGGATTCGGGTGCAGGTGCGGACGCGTCGCCTGCCGTGGGGCCCGTCGTGCCTGCCACGGTGCCGGACGCTCATGCCAGCGCCGCCACAGGCTCTCGGACCGCCTCCGATGACGCCCCGGCCGACTCTCGAACTGTCTCCGATGGCGCGCCGGCGGATTCGCGGCCCGGCCCCGCCACGGCACTGGACGCCGAGGAGACCGTTGCGGCGGTCACACCCGGTTCCGCTACTCCGGCTGCCGCTGCGACCGTCGCTGACGGCGACATGCGGCCCGCGCCTGCCGCTGAGCCCGCGGCGCAGGCCAAGACGGACGTCCCGACCACCGCGACGACACCCGCCCCGAAGGCGGATGTCGATGCTCGCGAATCGGACACCGGCGCCCGGCCGGTGGGAGAGTCCGCGACGCACGACGTCGCAGCAACAGCCTCGGCCGGCCCTGCGCCCGCCAGCGTGGCGGCTGCCGACGCTGCGGCGGCAGCCGCCCCGGCGACCACCAGGAGCGCGGACGCGGCCGATGGCAGCACTCCCAGCGTGCCGGGCGTCGCAGTGCCCGCTGCGTCGGCTGGAGACACGGCTTCCGGCAGCGCGGCGGACACAGCGAGCGCCGACGCACCGGATACGAACACCGCCATAAGCGACGGGACGGCGAACACCGACGGCGCCCCCACAACGGTGGACAGCCCGGCGGCAGCCGACGCCACAGCCGCCGCAGTCACGGCAGCAGCAACGAAGACGGACACCCCAGCGAGCGCTCCGGCGGGTGCTGGGACGGAAGCCGCAGCGGACAGTACGGTGGACGCCGCCGTCCCGCCTGTCGTACCGGCAGCGGAGCCTGCCGCACCCGCCGCCGCGGCTGACAGGGTCGAGGAGACGCGACCCGCTGTTCCCGCGCCTGCCCCGCCCGCGAAGGCCGCCGCCCCGGCTCCTCAGCCGCGACCACGGCGAGCGGGAGACCGTCCGGGAGACGAGGCCAAGGGCGGCACGAAAGGCGCTCCCAAGGAAAGCCCGAAGGACACAGCCAAGGAGGGCCCGAAGGAGTCGAAGCCCGAGACTCCCGCTCCTCCGGTGCCGAAGCCCGCTCCCCCGCGTCCTCGAAAGTCGCGCGGCCGGCGGGCCTCCGTGCCGACCTGGGACGAGATCATGTTCGGCGCCCGCAAGCAGGACTGA
- a CDS encoding MFS transporter — protein MVGPYRGLFGTPGVKGFVVAGFVGRAPMSMLGIGVILLVNAVTGSYATAGAVAATVSVAFAVAAPLSGRLVDRFGQARVLVPFILLHAASITALMLCAHARTPQWALYAAGVASGATGLSLGSMVRARWSHVLDDPSRLHTAFSFESVADELIFVGGPAFVTALTTGVNAYAGLIATIVLAVSGTLVFACLRGTQPPVVRHQRSGGSPIAIPGVALLSAVFLAMGAVFGSIDIITVAFADEHGNKAAAGLLLASVAAGSMISGLWFGSRHWKISLRSRFVRGLSLFAAGFTPVLLMDDIRAMALALFLAGLSISPTLITGFSLIERMVPAGQLTEGMAWISTSIGLGVAVGAWAGGRLTDAYGASNAYGFSYGCALLAVAVGLGGSALARVRQRAG, from the coding sequence ATGGTCGGGCCGTATCGCGGGTTGTTCGGCACGCCCGGAGTCAAGGGCTTCGTGGTCGCGGGGTTCGTGGGGCGGGCGCCCATGTCGATGCTCGGCATCGGGGTCATCCTGCTCGTCAACGCCGTCACCGGGTCGTACGCGACGGCCGGGGCGGTCGCGGCGACCGTCTCGGTGGCCTTCGCGGTCGCCGCGCCCCTGTCGGGGCGGCTCGTGGACCGCTTCGGCCAGGCGCGGGTGCTCGTCCCGTTCATCCTCCTGCACGCCGCCTCGATCACCGCGCTGATGCTGTGCGCGCACGCCCGGACCCCCCAGTGGGCCCTGTACGCGGCGGGCGTGGCGTCCGGCGCCACCGGCCTGTCGCTGGGCTCCATGGTCCGGGCGCGCTGGTCGCACGTGCTCGACGACCCCTCCCGGCTGCACACGGCGTTCTCGTTCGAGTCCGTGGCCGACGAGCTGATCTTCGTCGGCGGCCCGGCGTTCGTCACCGCGCTGACGACGGGCGTCAACGCCTACGCCGGGCTCATCGCGACGATCGTCCTGGCCGTGTCGGGCACGCTGGTCTTCGCCTGCCTGCGCGGCACCCAGCCGCCGGTCGTACGGCACCAGAGGTCGGGCGGGTCGCCGATCGCGATCCCGGGGGTGGCGCTGCTGTCGGCCGTCTTCCTCGCCATGGGCGCGGTGTTCGGCTCGATCGACATCATCACGGTGGCCTTCGCCGACGAGCACGGCAACAAGGCGGCGGCCGGGCTGCTGCTCGCCTCGGTCGCGGCCGGCAGCATGATCTCCGGCCTGTGGTTCGGCTCCCGGCACTGGAAGATCAGCCTGCGCAGCCGGTTCGTGCGAGGGTTGTCGCTGTTCGCGGCCGGGTTCACCCCGGTGCTGCTGATGGACGACATCCGCGCGATGGCCCTGGCGCTCTTCCTCGCCGGGCTGTCCATCTCCCCCACGCTGATCACCGGGTTCTCGCTCATCGAGCGGATGGTCCCGGCCGGGCAGCTCACCGAGGGCATGGCGTGGATCTCCACGTCCATCGGCCTCGGGGTGGCCGTCGGCGCGTGGGCGGGCGGGCGGCTCACCGACGCCTACGGCGCGTCCAACGCGTACGGCTTCTCCTACGGGTGCGCGCTGCTCGCCGTCGCGGTCGGTCTCGGCGGCTCGGCGCTGGCCCGCGTACGGCAGCGGGCCGGCTGA
- a CDS encoding ferrochelatase: MGSTTGSGAGYDALLVVSFGGPEGPGDVMPFLENVVRGRGVPRARLLEVEAHYQRFGGVSPINRQCRELIGALEVDLPVYWGNRNWHPFLEDTVRRMKEDGVRRAAAFVTAAYRSYSSCRQYLDDIARARAAVPGAPEIVKLRHYYDHPGFVAAMADHTRDALAALPEDVRTGARLVFTAHSIPVSMARTAGPSGGAYEAELRETARLVVEQVEAGRPWDLVWQSRSGPPQVPWLEPDVCDHLEALHAEGVPAVTLVPIGFVSDHMEVVYDLDTEAADLAAKLGMPLTRAATAGTHPRFVSMVAELLAEPAPAPCTGTCCPAPARRPS; encoded by the coding sequence ATGGGGAGCACCACGGGGTCCGGCGCCGGGTATGACGCTCTGCTCGTCGTCTCGTTCGGCGGGCCGGAAGGGCCCGGGGACGTCATGCCGTTCCTGGAGAACGTCGTCCGCGGCCGGGGCGTGCCGCGTGCGCGGCTGCTGGAGGTCGAGGCGCACTACCAGCGGTTCGGCGGGGTCAGCCCGATCAACCGGCAGTGCCGGGAGCTGATCGGCGCGCTGGAGGTGGATCTTCCGGTCTACTGGGGCAACCGCAACTGGCATCCGTTCCTGGAGGACACGGTCCGGCGGATGAAGGAGGACGGGGTCCGCCGGGCGGCGGCCTTCGTCACCGCGGCCTACCGCTCCTATTCGAGCTGCCGGCAGTACCTCGACGACATCGCCCGGGCCCGCGCCGCCGTGCCGGGGGCTCCCGAGATCGTCAAGCTGCGCCACTACTACGACCACCCCGGGTTCGTGGCCGCGATGGCCGACCACACCCGCGACGCGCTCGCCGCGCTCCCCGAGGACGTGCGGACCGGCGCCCGGCTCGTCTTCACCGCGCACAGCATCCCCGTCTCCATGGCGCGCACCGCCGGCCCGTCCGGGGGCGCGTACGAGGCCGAGCTGCGCGAGACCGCGCGACTGGTGGTCGAGCAGGTGGAGGCGGGACGGCCGTGGGACCTGGTGTGGCAGAGCCGCAGCGGCCCGCCGCAGGTCCCGTGGCTGGAGCCGGACGTCTGCGACCACCTGGAGGCGCTGCACGCCGAGGGCGTGCCGGCCGTGACGCTGGTGCCGATCGGGTTCGTGTCCGACCACATGGAGGTCGTCTACGACCTCGACACGGAGGCCGCCGACCTGGCGGCCAAGCTCGGCATGCCGCTCACCAGGGCCGCGACCGCGGGCACCCATCCGCGGTTCGTCTCGATGGTGGCCGAGCTGCTCGCCGAACCCGCGCCCGCGCCGTGCACGGGCACCTGCTGCCCCGCCCCCGCCCGCCGGCCCTCCTAG